The following proteins come from a genomic window of Lycium ferocissimum isolate CSIRO_LF1 chromosome 4, AGI_CSIRO_Lferr_CH_V1, whole genome shotgun sequence:
- the LOC132053743 gene encoding F-box/kelch-repeat protein At3g23880-like: MDASHLHPKHKKPANESHSPLASKQDSVLPTELITDILSRLPVKLLLQFKCVSKSWLDLISSPEFIKAHLNISANDKGYTYHKVVLKVDQPDLKNCSLASLLDDSVIEAFDLDYLMKNPHRAIWIKFKKLTEPRPGNYIMYGFEYDELHDDYNVMDIFNNISHNKLQCVKVKIYSLKSDSWRSIYECWSGDLPTTWGTLVNEKLHWTLVDEELHWTTDVWVMKEYGVKKSWTKMFTVNFPDNPVGYLFRPPFCMSNKGEILFMFESSFLVYNPNDDPIRNSKITNYDAFYQAKIYIESLVWPFLQKELTIQQQ, from the exons ATGGATGCCTCTCATCTGCACCCAAAGCACAAAAAACCCGCTAATGAAAGTCATTCTCCTTTGGCTTCAAAGCAAGATTCAGTTCTGCCAACCGAGCTCATCACTGACATCCTCTCAAGACTACCAGTAAAACTCCTTTTACAATTTAAGTGTGTTTCAAAATCATGGCTTGATTTAATCTCTAGCCCTGAATTTATCAAGGCTCATCTCAATATATCTGCTAATGATAAAGGCTATACCTACCATAAGGTTGTTTTGAAAGTAGATCAACCCGATCTTAAGAACTGTTCCCTTGCTTCTTTACTTGATGACTCTGTTATTGAGGCATTTGACTTGGATTATCTTATGAAAAATCCCCATAGAGCAATTTGGATT AAGTTCAAGAAGTTGACTGAGCCTAGACCTGGTAACTATATCATGTATGGTTTTGAATATGATGAGCTTCATGATGATTATAACGTAATGGATATTTTCAATAATATAAGTCATAACAAATTACAATGTGTTAAGGTCAAAATATATAGTCTAAAAAGTGATTCTTGGAGAAGTATATATGAATGTTGGAGTGGGGATCTACCCACTACGTGGGGTACTCTTGTGAATGAAAAGCTTCATTGGactcttgtggatgaagagctTCATTGGACTACTG ATGTGTGGGTTATGAAGGAGTATGGGGTTAAAAAATCTTGGACGAAGATGTTTACTGTCAATTTTCCTGATAATCCTGTGGGGTATCTATTTCGTCCTCCCTTTTGTATGTCAAATAAAGGTGAAATTTTGTTTATGTTTGAATCATCATTCCTAGTTTACAATCCAAATGATGACCCAATCAGAAATTCGAAGATTACCAACTATGATGCCTTTTATCAGGCAAAAATCTATATTGAAAGCCTAGTTTGGCCTTTTTTGCAGAAAGAACTAACGATACAACAACAATGA